GATTTTCACTGAAAATGGTTTTTacggtttctttctctctgatGGCTTTCTTGAGCATACCAATACCCCATAGCAGTTCAAAACCAAATGTctctaaaacaataaaacatatTCTGAAGTTTGTTTCacagaaaacaaataatatattatgaataaaaaaatatccgTATGTTATTCAATctgtacgtgaacaacaaattatATTCACAAAGGAAATTACTGGATTCAACAAAACATTTAATGctgagcaaaatagcatagaagatgctctgataccacatgttagaaataatgaacatattacttaaactaacatgcgcagcggaaaacgaataaaacaggattcaagcttacctctagccatatttgctcaagcgtctccacgatccatctgaagaacaagaaaaggttatttgagggatcttctaacctatgcctatgactgtattgccgtactgatggtgtacacaggctgtttatttataggctagatcagggaccctcaaatatggtaagtaccgtattgttcctcccatcaaggaaacaatattattaattgattttgaatcaattaatcgattccattacggtaatttaattaattaaattatctaaccgtaataccgtatatactattcatttattaaatgattaataaatgcttccttatgtggcatataggccatatatggagataaaatcttacatGCAGATCACAGCCATAGATGTCGATCGGAAAACATATGAGACGATCGGCTTGCCAATTATAAAGAAAGCTGGCGTTGAACACAAGATTAACTTTATTGAGTCACAAGCTTTACCAGTTCTTGATGAACTTTTGGAAGACGTAAGTAAGCTTTACCCATGCAGTTCTTCCTACTTCTGAGCTTCACctgtttttgttcttatttttcacTTTACAAGAATTTGATTGCAGCCAAAGAATGAAGGGAGTTTTGACTTTGGTTTTGTGGATGCGGACAAGGGTAATTATTGGAATTACCATGAGAGGATGATGAAGCTGGTTAAGGTTGGTGGGATGGTTATCTATGATAACACACTGTGGGGAGGATATGTTGCGTTGCCTGAAGAGGATGTTCCAGAAACGAAAAAGGCCTGGAGGCAGTCTACCATTGAGTTCAACATCTCCATCTCTGTTGACCCTCGCGTTGAAATATCTCATGCTTCAGTGGGTGACGGCATTCTTATCTGCAAGCGAATTTGCTGAGTATCAAAAATAAACCtgcagtgatacattgcaaggctTTCTGTTATCTAGTTGAAATTAATAAGTACTGTAAGCATGTGATGCAAAACCCGTTGAGGTATGAAGATTAAGAATAAGTTTGGTACGCATAATGACCGTTTCATTAGAAAAAAAGGAATAGTCTTATTAAAAATGGGAGAAGTTACAATAAAATAGTCTCGGTGTTaaagta
The Alnus glutinosa chromosome 14, dhAlnGlut1.1, whole genome shotgun sequence genome window above contains:
- the LOC133857380 gene encoding probable caffeoyl-CoA O-methyltransferase At4g26220, with the translated sequence MENTKQKEFLPNPVVLQSQELYEYILATSVYPREAEPLKELREATANNPRAIFGTSPDAGQLMAMLLKLVNAKKTIEVGVFTGYSLLLTALTIPDDGKITAIDVDRKTYETIGLPIIKKAGVEHKINFIESQALPVLDELLEDPKNEGSFDFGFVDADKGNYWNYHERMMKLVKVGGMVIYDNTLWGGYVALPEEDVPETKKAWRQSTIEFNISISVDPRVEISHASVGDGILICKRIC